The Metabacillus litoralis genome contains a region encoding:
- a CDS encoding DUF3397 family protein, producing the protein MSSFFTWIVSVAITLPILSLLFIYFLVRIFVRGKKTILWTVDLSTVVFILSVHFHLLTIFKQSFLLYIILLLTLLALVVYYFEYKGSREPSIFMAIKKMWRLSFLLFFISYVGLTIGGILTGVFKSAFVL; encoded by the coding sequence ATGAGCAGTTTTTTTACTTGGATTGTCTCAGTAGCGATCACGTTACCGATATTGAGTTTGTTATTCATTTATTTTCTTGTTCGAATTTTTGTTAGAGGAAAAAAAACAATTTTGTGGACTGTTGATTTATCAACAGTAGTTTTCATATTATCAGTGCACTTTCATTTATTAACCATATTTAAGCAATCATTTCTTCTATATATTATCTTACTACTTACTTTGTTAGCACTGGTTGTCTATTACTTTGAGTATAAAGGTTCGAGGGAGCCTTCTATATTTATGGCTATTAAAAAAATGTGGAGACTTTCATTTTTACTTTTTTTCATAAGCTATGTAGGTCTTACCATTGGTGGTATTTTAACAGGAGTTTTTAAAAGTGCATTCGTATTATAG
- a CDS encoding penicillin-binding protein: protein MKLTHKNINMNRGAALLALIFGLLFLVIFVRFFYIQSTGTAHGQALAARAEELYESQRTIEASRGSILDRKGEVIAEDKSSYKLVAILDDQITTDPDNPEHVVDVEETAQKLAPLLNMEENEIVEVLSKDLYQVEFGSAGRDISHTLKEEITKLELPGITFIRDTQRFYPNGIFASHLIGYAQKQEATGETVGMMGLEKTLEKYLHEEDGYIKFEKDRYNWKLPTSDDEIVAPKNGQDVYLTIDQKIQTFLEDSMNQVVEEYSPEKIVAVVADPKTGKILAMAQRPSFDPNKRNITSYYNDVISYPFEPGSTMKIFTLAAAIEEGVYNGNATFQSGSYAVGPSVVRDHKRGGWGTISFNEGVQRSSNVGFSILAKDLLGTDRMYQYLNKFGFTKKTNIDLPNEAESKINYNYEIDKVSTAFGQASAFTPIQLVQAATAIANNGKMMKPYVIDKIVDKDSNEVVKENNSKVVSQPITEKTAKATLDILETVVSSENGTGKPYSIEGYQVAGKTGTAQMPNPNGRGYLSGNDNHIFSFLGMAPKDNPELIVYVAVQKPKLEGQAGSVPVSMIFNTVMKNSLQYLQIEPTEELEPETQTKTSSEDTVLPDLVDAKFADANNQLKKLGLTPIILGNGQKVIAQYPEGDTSMMLNEKVFLKLSEEVKMPDLTGWSKRDVMKLGNIMNISVNAEGSGFVIKQSIKKDSVLKKSDVLTITLGTENDEKQPEESNEQE from the coding sequence ATGAAATTAACGCATAAAAATATAAACATGAATAGAGGCGCTGCATTATTAGCGTTGATTTTTGGTTTGCTATTTTTAGTTATTTTTGTTCGTTTCTTTTATATTCAATCAACTGGAACTGCACATGGTCAAGCACTTGCAGCAAGAGCTGAAGAACTCTATGAAAGTCAAAGAACTATTGAAGCATCAAGAGGGTCAATATTAGATCGTAAGGGTGAGGTTATTGCAGAAGACAAGTCTTCTTATAAACTCGTTGCAATCCTGGACGATCAAATAACAACAGATCCTGATAATCCAGAGCATGTTGTTGATGTAGAAGAAACGGCACAAAAGTTAGCACCTTTATTAAATATGGAAGAAAATGAAATAGTAGAGGTTTTATCAAAGGATTTATACCAAGTTGAATTTGGATCTGCAGGTAGAGACATTAGTCATACTTTAAAAGAGGAAATAACAAAATTGGAGCTTCCTGGTATTACGTTTATTCGTGATACACAACGGTTTTATCCTAATGGAATCTTTGCCTCGCATTTAATCGGATATGCGCAAAAGCAAGAAGCAACAGGTGAGACGGTAGGAATGATGGGCCTGGAAAAAACATTAGAGAAATATCTCCATGAAGAAGATGGCTACATAAAATTTGAAAAAGATCGCTACAACTGGAAGTTACCAACAAGTGACGATGAAATCGTAGCTCCGAAAAATGGTCAAGATGTGTATTTAACCATTGATCAGAAAATCCAAACCTTTTTAGAAGATTCTATGAATCAAGTAGTTGAAGAATATTCACCAGAGAAGATAGTAGCTGTTGTAGCTGATCCGAAGACCGGAAAAATACTAGCTATGGCTCAGCGACCGAGTTTTGACCCAAATAAAAGGAACATTACGTCTTATTACAATGATGTCATCTCATATCCTTTTGAACCGGGGTCAACGATGAAAATCTTTACTTTAGCAGCAGCAATTGAAGAAGGAGTCTATAATGGAAATGCAACATTCCAATCTGGTTCTTATGCGGTAGGACCATCTGTTGTACGTGACCATAAAAGAGGCGGTTGGGGGACTATCAGCTTTAATGAAGGTGTACAAAGGTCATCAAATGTTGGTTTTTCAATTCTTGCTAAAGATTTGCTTGGAACTGATCGAATGTATCAATACCTAAACAAATTTGGATTTACGAAAAAAACTAATATTGATTTGCCAAACGAAGCTGAAAGTAAAATAAACTATAATTATGAGATTGATAAGGTATCAACTGCATTTGGACAAGCATCAGCCTTTACTCCGATCCAGCTCGTACAAGCAGCAACAGCAATTGCGAACAATGGTAAAATGATGAAACCTTATGTTATTGATAAAATAGTAGATAAAGATTCTAATGAAGTTGTAAAGGAAAATAATTCAAAGGTTGTTTCTCAACCAATTACTGAAAAAACTGCAAAAGCAACACTAGATATTTTAGAAACTGTTGTAAGTTCAGAAAATGGTACGGGAAAACCTTATAGCATTGAAGGGTATCAGGTTGCTGGAAAAACAGGTACTGCACAAATGCCAAATCCAAATGGAAGAGGTTATTTATCAGGAAATGACAACCATATCTTTTCGTTTTTAGGAATGGCACCAAAAGATAATCCAGAGCTTATTGTATATGTAGCTGTTCAGAAACCGAAGCTTGAAGGACAAGCTGGTTCTGTTCCAGTTTCAATGATTTTTAATACTGTGATGAAAAACAGCCTTCAATATTTACAAATTGAACCTACAGAAGAACTTGAACCTGAAACACAAACAAAAACTTCAAGTGAAGACACGGTGCTTCCTGATTTAGTAGATGCAAAGTTTGCTGATGCTAACAATCAATTGAAAAAGTTAGGTTTAACGCCAATTATTCTTGGGAATGGACAAAAAGTTATTGCTCAATATCCTGAAGGGGATACTTCAATGATGTTAAATGAAAAAGTCTTTCTAAAGTTATCTGAAGAAGTTAAAATGCCAGATTTAACAGGTTGGTCTAAACGCGATGTCATGAAACTAGGAAATATAATGAATATTTCTGTCAATGCAGAAGGATCTGGTTTCGTTATAAAACAGAGTATTAAGAAAGATAGTGTATTAAAGAAAAGCGATGTTTTGACGATAACACTGGGTACAGAAAATGATGAAAAACAGCCTGAAGAAAGCAATGAACAAGAATAA
- a CDS encoding UDP-N-acetylmuramoyl-L-alanyl-D-glutamate--2,6-diaminopimelate ligase produces the protein MKLNDLLTFLHDDSLLSLKNPTISSLEMDSREVKPGSLFICIKGYTVDGHDFAQKAVEQGAVAIVAERNLDLDVPVIVVKDTKRSMAVLADIFYGQPTHSMHLIGVTGTNGKTTTTHIIEKIFNEANKQTGLIGTMYIKIGNQQKEVKNTTPESLTLQKTFAEMKEQNVSDAIMEVSSHALHLGRIHGCDFNVAVFTNLTQDHLDYHKTMEAYKYAKGLLFAQLGNKFDHNDLKIAVLNEDEEASEDFKRMTAAKILTYGIDRPADIKANNIKITSKGTMFQLVTPVGTRNVTIQMVGKFSVYNVLAAVSASLASSVDLDTIVTAIESMEGVRGRFELVDGGQDYTVIVDYAHTPDSLENVLKTVKQFAEGRIFCIVGCGGDRDKTKRPLMAKIAVTYSDEPVFTSDNPRSEDPQVILQEMEEGVAGNQYTSIISREEAITYAVKKARKGDVILIAGKGHETYQIIGNEVFDFDDKEIALNAINTLNL, from the coding sequence ATGAAATTAAATGATTTACTAACATTTTTACATGATGACTCACTTCTATCTTTAAAGAACCCTACCATCTCATCTTTAGAAATGGATTCTAGAGAGGTAAAGCCCGGTAGTTTATTTATATGTATAAAGGGTTATACGGTTGACGGTCATGATTTTGCACAAAAGGCTGTAGAGCAAGGAGCAGTAGCTATAGTTGCTGAAAGAAACTTAGATTTAGATGTTCCGGTTATTGTTGTAAAAGATACTAAAAGATCTATGGCTGTATTAGCGGATATATTTTATGGGCAGCCAACTCATTCTATGCATTTGATAGGTGTTACCGGTACTAATGGCAAAACAACAACAACACATATTATTGAAAAAATATTCAATGAAGCAAATAAGCAAACAGGTCTTATTGGGACAATGTACATAAAAATCGGTAATCAACAAAAAGAAGTTAAGAATACAACGCCTGAAAGTCTTACATTGCAAAAGACATTTGCCGAAATGAAGGAACAAAATGTTTCTGATGCTATTATGGAGGTGTCATCACATGCCCTTCATCTTGGAAGAATTCATGGATGTGATTTTAATGTTGCTGTGTTTACGAACTTAACACAGGATCATTTAGACTATCATAAAACAATGGAAGCATATAAGTATGCTAAAGGACTATTGTTTGCTCAATTAGGTAATAAGTTTGATCATAACGATCTAAAGATTGCCGTTTTAAATGAAGATGAAGAGGCGTCTGAAGATTTTAAACGGATGACGGCTGCAAAGATCTTAACCTATGGGATTGATCGTCCTGCAGATATTAAAGCAAATAACATAAAAATTACTTCAAAGGGTACAATGTTTCAACTCGTAACACCTGTTGGTACACGCAATGTGACAATTCAAATGGTTGGAAAGTTCAGTGTGTATAACGTGTTAGCTGCTGTTTCTGCTTCACTTGCTTCATCTGTTGATTTAGATACGATTGTTACAGCTATTGAATCGATGGAGGGGGTACGAGGACGTTTTGAATTAGTTGATGGTGGGCAGGATTATACCGTTATTGTTGATTATGCACATACACCTGATAGCCTAGAAAATGTTCTTAAAACTGTTAAACAATTTGCAGAGGGACGCATCTTTTGTATTGTAGGATGTGGGGGAGACAGGGATAAAACAAAAAGGCCTTTAATGGCTAAAATCGCGGTAACATATAGCGATGAACCCGTTTTTACATCTGATAACCCAAGAAGTGAAGATCCGCAAGTCATTCTTCAGGAAATGGAAGAAGGTGTAGCGGGTAACCAGTACACATCTATTATCAGCAGAGAAGAGGCTATTACCTATGCTGTTAAAAAAGCTCGAAAAGGTGATGTCATTCTAATTGCAGGAAAAGGCCACGAAACATATCAGATAATAGGTAATGAAGTTTTTGATTTTGATGATAAGGAAATCGCATTAAATGCAATAAATACCTTAAATTTGTAG
- the bshC gene encoding bacillithiol biosynthesis cysteine-adding enzyme BshC, translating to MEIVELSLRSSNQFINDLTEKKLHVESFFDYNLHSTSLFRERAEDLRERTYQREELATYLKNYTNRCLNSDEKTLENIERLKNPDSLVVIGGQQAGLLTGPLYTIHKIISIIVLAEKEEKELGVPVIPVFWIAGEDHDFVEINHVFIEKNQIAKKLAIKDSPIKKQPVSQLELNKQKTFDWIDQVFEAFGETDYSNQLISNLKQYAEESSTYVEFFEKIIMDLFKDKGLILINSGDHELRKLEKSYFKSILEQNEKIYDAVKEQQQKMQSFDYHPIIEMTDNSANLFYHHDGERFLLERISHNEYEVSEIGLTITRAELFDLIETNPDKFSNNVVTRPLMQEYLFPTLAFIAGPGEVTYWSELKGVFSLFDIKMPPVLPRLQLTILERAIDRNIKETGVELETVLQEGVTNSMNNFLKEMSPVDMAPLIEEAKKEISEIHTKLVDAAMLIDQSLEPMLKKNGHFIEEHLDFIYKTVENRKKQQHNVQLSKFKSIEQSLLPNLHPQERVWNIYYYLNKFGPNFVGELLNLSYSFNGTHKIVKI from the coding sequence ATGGAGATAGTTGAACTCTCCCTGCGCTCTTCAAATCAATTTATTAATGACTTAACTGAGAAAAAGTTGCATGTTGAATCTTTTTTTGATTATAACCTTCATTCAACTTCTCTTTTTAGAGAAAGAGCTGAAGATTTAAGAGAACGTACTTATCAACGTGAAGAGCTTGCAACATACTTAAAAAACTACACCAACCGATGTTTAAACAGTGATGAAAAAACATTAGAAAACATAGAACGATTGAAAAATCCTGATAGCCTTGTAGTTATTGGAGGGCAACAGGCAGGTTTGTTAACTGGTCCTCTGTATACAATACATAAAATTATTTCAATCATTGTACTTGCTGAGAAAGAAGAAAAGGAATTAGGTGTTCCTGTTATTCCTGTTTTTTGGATCGCTGGTGAGGACCATGACTTTGTGGAAATCAATCATGTTTTTATAGAGAAAAATCAAATAGCGAAAAAGCTTGCAATCAAGGATTCACCAATAAAAAAACAACCTGTTTCACAACTTGAGCTTAACAAACAAAAAACATTTGATTGGATTGACCAAGTTTTTGAGGCTTTTGGAGAAACAGATTATTCCAATCAATTGATTTCTAACTTAAAGCAATATGCTGAAGAGTCTTCAACATATGTTGAATTTTTCGAAAAAATAATCATGGATCTTTTCAAGGATAAAGGGCTTATTCTGATTAACTCAGGTGATCATGAGCTTAGAAAGCTGGAAAAATCGTACTTTAAATCAATTCTAGAACAAAATGAGAAAATTTACGACGCGGTAAAAGAACAACAGCAAAAAATGCAATCTTTCGATTATCACCCTATTATAGAAATGACAGATAACAGTGCTAATCTATTCTACCATCATGATGGGGAGCGTTTCCTTCTAGAGAGAATTAGTCATAATGAGTATGAAGTAAGTGAAATTGGACTTACTATTACCAGAGCGGAACTTTTTGATCTGATTGAAACGAATCCTGATAAATTTAGTAACAATGTCGTGACAAGGCCATTAATGCAGGAATATTTATTTCCTACATTAGCCTTTATTGCAGGTCCAGGTGAAGTAACATATTGGTCTGAATTAAAGGGTGTTTTTTCATTATTTGATATAAAAATGCCACCGGTTCTTCCAAGGCTGCAATTGACTATTTTAGAAAGAGCTATAGACAGAAACATAAAGGAAACAGGTGTGGAATTAGAGACAGTGCTGCAAGAAGGTGTAACGAATTCAATGAACAATTTTCTCAAGGAAATGTCTCCGGTTGATATGGCCCCTTTAATTGAGGAAGCTAAAAAAGAAATTTCTGAGATTCATACTAAGTTGGTTGATGCTGCAATGTTAATTGATCAAAGCTTAGAGCCAATGCTAAAAAAGAATGGTCATTTTATTGAGGAACACCTTGATTTTATTTATAAAACTGTTGAAAATCGGAAGAAACAACAGCATAATGTTCAATTGTCAAAGTTTAAATCAATTGAACAATCATTACTTCCAAATTTACATCCACAAGAGAGAGTTTGGAATATTTATTACTATTTAAACAAGTTTGGACCAAATTTTGTAGGAGAATTGCTAAACTTGTCATATTCCTTTAATGGAACACATAAAATTGTCAAAATATAA
- the mraZ gene encoding division/cell wall cluster transcriptional repressor MraZ: MFMGEYHHTIDIKGRMIVPSKFRDGLGETFVLTRGLDQCLFGYPMSEWKIIEDKLKNLPLTKKDARAFTRFFFSGATECELDKQGRVNIATPLLQYAKLEKECVVIGVSNRIELWSKSIWETYVAEQEDSFEEIAENMIDFDI; this comes from the coding sequence ATGTTTATGGGAGAATACCATCACACCATTGATATAAAAGGCAGAATGATTGTCCCATCAAAATTTAGAGATGGACTAGGAGAAACATTCGTTTTAACGCGTGGCCTGGACCAGTGTTTGTTCGGTTATCCTATGAGTGAATGGAAAATAATTGAAGATAAGCTAAAGAATCTCCCGTTAACTAAAAAAGATGCTCGTGCATTTACCCGTTTTTTCTTTTCAGGTGCGACTGAATGTGAGCTTGATAAACAGGGTCGTGTAAATATCGCAACACCACTTCTGCAGTATGCAAAACTAGAAAAAGAATGCGTTGTTATCGGCGTTTCAAATCGGATTGAGCTGTGGAGTAAGTCCATTTGGGAAACTTATGTTGCTGAGCAAGAAGATTCTTTTGAAGAAATTGCGGAAAATATGATTGATTTTGATATATAA
- the ftsL gene encoding cell division protein FtsL: MSNLAMKIEQQRQEQLNQSPKQEPIIRTRRASITPGEKFLILLFVSLFVLGAITIVANSYNVYQANMEIQKTEAKIQEQTKLNSDLHVQVEELSTYDRIWEKAKELGLTLDQNNVKSVQN; encoded by the coding sequence ATGAGTAATTTAGCCATGAAAATAGAACAACAACGTCAGGAGCAGCTAAATCAATCCCCTAAACAAGAACCTATTATTAGAACAAGAAGAGCTTCAATAACCCCAGGTGAGAAATTCCTCATTTTATTATTTGTTTCTCTCTTTGTATTAGGAGCTATTACAATTGTTGCGAACTCCTATAATGTGTATCAAGCTAATATGGAGATTCAAAAAACTGAAGCTAAAATTCAAGAACAAACGAAATTAAACAGTGACCTCCATGTTCAAGTAGAAGAGTTAAGTACATATGATCGTATTTGGGAAAAAGCTAAAGAATTAGGGTTAACATTAGATCAAAACAATGTGAAAAGTGTGCAAAATTAA
- a CDS encoding stage V sporulation protein D — translation MRVSNVTVRKRLVLTLLFGFLIFLVIDIRLGYVQFFLGNTLTSGAKDLWSRNIPFEPERGEILDRNGVKLATNMSAPTIYVVPRQIEDPADAAKELAAVLNMSEEKAYQHITKRVSIERINPEGRKISHEKANEVRDLNIKGVYIAEDSIRYYPYGSYLSHVLGFAGIDNQGLLGLEAYYDEQLKGEKGYVKFYSDAKGQRMPDEADDYTAPVDGNNLKLTIDSRVQTIIERELDNAQATYNPDGIIAIAMNPNNGEILAMSSRPDFDPANFKEVDPVVYNRNLPVWSTYEPGSTFKIITLAAALEEKKVNLDKDEFNDSGSVEVDGARLRCWKRGGHGHQTFLEVVQNSCNPGFVELGQRLGEETLFKYIKDFGFGQKTGIDLQGEGTGIMFKPEQVGPVELATTAFGQGVSVTPIQQVAAVSAAINGGVLYTPYIAKEWVDPVTGEVISRNTPNAKRRVISEETSKEIRYALESVVALGSGRNAFVDGYRVGGKTGTAQKVKDGRYMENNHIVSFIGFAPADDPQIVIYVAVDNPKGTVQFGGTVAAPIVGNIMRDVLPEIGVKPRDGQIEKEYNWLDTKLVEVPNIIGLTKQELTQQFVNLKIDVSGEGDVVVQQSPNEGVKVKEGSTLRVYLGDENKEKKESE, via the coding sequence ATGCGGGTATCTAATGTGACCGTTAGAAAGCGTCTTGTTTTAACATTGCTTTTCGGTTTTTTAATTTTCTTAGTGATTGATATACGTCTAGGGTATGTTCAATTTTTTCTTGGTAATACACTCACTTCAGGAGCAAAAGATCTATGGAGCAGAAACATTCCATTTGAGCCTGAACGCGGAGAAATTTTAGATCGGAATGGCGTAAAGCTAGCAACGAATATGAGTGCTCCGACGATTTATGTTGTACCAAGACAAATTGAGGATCCTGCAGATGCTGCTAAAGAATTAGCTGCAGTTTTAAATATGTCAGAAGAAAAGGCCTATCAACATATAACAAAAAGGGTTTCTATCGAAAGAATCAATCCTGAGGGGAGAAAAATCTCTCATGAAAAAGCAAACGAAGTGAGAGATTTAAATATAAAGGGAGTTTATATAGCTGAAGATTCGATTAGATATTATCCTTATGGAAGTTATTTATCACATGTTCTTGGTTTTGCAGGAATCGATAATCAGGGATTGCTAGGCTTAGAAGCATATTACGATGAGCAATTAAAGGGAGAAAAAGGATACGTTAAATTTTATTCAGATGCAAAGGGGCAAAGAATGCCGGATGAAGCGGACGACTATACAGCTCCTGTAGATGGGAATAATCTAAAACTAACAATTGATTCAAGAGTTCAAACTATTATTGAAAGAGAATTAGATAATGCTCAAGCTACTTATAATCCGGATGGGATTATTGCGATTGCGATGAACCCAAACAATGGTGAAATATTAGCGATGTCAAGTAGGCCAGATTTTGATCCGGCTAATTTTAAAGAGGTAGATCCGGTGGTTTACAATCGCAACTTACCTGTTTGGAGTACTTATGAGCCAGGTTCAACATTTAAGATTATTACCTTAGCTGCAGCACTTGAAGAAAAGAAAGTAAATTTAGATAAAGATGAGTTTAATGACTCTGGTTCTGTAGAGGTCGATGGAGCAAGATTACGATGTTGGAAAAGAGGGGGACATGGCCATCAAACATTTTTGGAAGTTGTCCAAAACTCTTGTAACCCTGGATTTGTAGAACTTGGTCAAAGACTTGGGGAAGAAACATTGTTTAAATATATAAAGGATTTCGGTTTTGGTCAAAAAACAGGAATTGATCTTCAAGGTGAAGGAACGGGTATTATGTTTAAACCAGAACAAGTAGGACCTGTGGAACTTGCAACCACCGCATTTGGTCAAGGTGTTTCTGTTACACCGATACAGCAAGTTGCAGCTGTTTCTGCAGCTATAAACGGAGGGGTTTTGTATACTCCATATATAGCAAAGGAATGGGTTGATCCTGTTACTGGTGAAGTCATTAGTCGAAATACACCAAATGCCAAAAGACGTGTTATTTCTGAGGAAACCTCAAAAGAAATTCGTTATGCGCTTGAAAGTGTTGTTGCATTAGGTAGTGGTAGAAATGCTTTTGTAGATGGCTATCGAGTTGGTGGAAAAACTGGTACAGCACAAAAAGTAAAAGATGGAAGATATATGGAAAATAACCATATTGTCTCCTTTATTGGATTTGCACCAGCTGATGATCCGCAAATTGTTATTTATGTTGCAGTTGACAATCCTAAGGGAACAGTCCAATTTGGTGGAACTGTTGCTGCACCTATAGTCGGAAACATTATGCGTGATGTTTTACCTGAGATAGGGGTAAAGCCAAGAGACGGTCAAATTGAGAAAGAATATAATTGGCTGGACACAAAACTCGTAGAAGTACCGAATATTATAGGGTTAACAAAGCAAGAATTAACTCAACAATTCGTTAACTTGAAGATTGATGTATCAGGTGAAGGAGATGTTGTTGTGCAACAATCCCCAAATGAAGGTGTAAAAGTTAAGGAAGGATCAACCTTAAGAGTTTATCTAGGTGATGAAAATAAAGAAAAGAAAGAAAGTGAATAA
- the rsmH gene encoding 16S rRNA (cytosine(1402)-N(4))-methyltransferase RsmH, whose protein sequence is MFKHTTVLLKETVDGLNIKEDGIYVDCTLGGAGHSSYLLSQLSEQGHLIAFDQDDTALENAKEKLANYKGKVTLIKSNFRYLSEKLAEIGIDKVDGILFDLGVSSPQLDTPERGFSYHHDAPLDMRMDQQSDISAYEVVNTWTYEQLVKIFFRYGEEKFSKQIARKIESHRETQPIRTTGELVEIIKEAIPAPARRKGGHPAKRIFQAIRIAVNDELKVFEEAIEQSIELLKPEGRVSVITFHSLEDRICKTAFKEAATPPELPRNMPYIPEGYEPKIKIITRKPILPSEQELEENNRARSAKLRIAEKV, encoded by the coding sequence ATGTTTAAACATACAACAGTGTTACTAAAGGAAACGGTAGATGGCTTAAATATTAAGGAAGATGGTATTTACGTTGATTGCACGCTTGGAGGTGCAGGTCATAGTAGCTATCTGCTTTCACAGTTATCAGAACAAGGGCATCTAATCGCCTTTGATCAGGATGATACAGCGTTAGAAAACGCGAAAGAAAAGCTTGCTAATTATAAAGGTAAGGTAACCTTAATCAAAAGTAATTTTCGTTACCTTTCTGAAAAACTTGCTGAAATAGGAATCGACAAAGTAGATGGTATTTTATTTGATTTAGGGGTTTCATCCCCACAGTTAGATACGCCTGAACGAGGGTTTAGTTATCATCATGATGCACCGTTAGATATGAGAATGGACCAGCAATCAGATATTTCAGCATACGAAGTGGTAAACACGTGGACTTATGAACAGCTAGTGAAAATATTCTTTCGATATGGTGAGGAGAAATTCTCTAAACAAATTGCGAGAAAGATTGAAAGTCACAGAGAAACTCAGCCAATTCGAACTACCGGTGAGTTGGTTGAAATTATTAAAGAGGCAATTCCGGCACCTGCACGCCGAAAAGGTGGACACCCTGCCAAAAGGATTTTCCAGGCAATAAGAATTGCTGTAAATGATGAATTAAAAGTATTTGAAGAGGCAATTGAACAATCAATTGAATTGTTAAAGCCTGAAGGAAGAGTAAGTGTTATCACATTCCACTCTTTGGAAGACCGTATATGTAAAACTGCCTTTAAAGAAGCGGCAACACCACCGGAGTTACCTAGGAATATGCCATACATTCCAGAAGGGTATGAGCCTAAAATAAAGATTATTACTAGAAAACCTATTCTTCCATCAGAACAAGAATTGGAAGAAAACAATCGAGCAAGATCAGCTAAGCTAAGAATTGCTGAAAAGGTCTAA
- a CDS encoding 2-dehydropantoate 2-reductase, whose amino-acid sequence MEIGIIGSGSLGLLYSFYLSENNKVTLYTRREEQASKINKHGITLVQGNSEMKKNVEATFEKNYKEPVLIITVKQYSLKPIIDTLIRLSPRTIIFLQNGMGHLRFLKHLSHHNLILGISEHGALKVSDSVVQHTGNGITKISSYKDCEMDVMNQIIRNHSEVFPFIRKSDWERMLKEKLIVNATINPLTALFRVKNGELITNPYFHKLFYELFEEVADLLKIENKELSWKQVKTICENTSENKSSMYKDIYNGRQTEIDSILGYMIDLSNGKTCPRISFLYQAIKGIEIGKEGV is encoded by the coding sequence ATGGAAATTGGAATTATTGGTTCTGGATCACTAGGGTTACTTTATTCATTTTACCTTTCAGAAAACAATAAAGTTACTTTATATACCAGACGGGAAGAACAAGCAAGTAAAATTAATAAGCATGGTATTACGTTGGTTCAAGGAAATTCAGAAATGAAAAAGAACGTGGAAGCAACATTTGAGAAAAATTATAAAGAGCCAGTTTTAATAATCACTGTTAAGCAATACAGTCTTAAGCCAATTATTGATACTTTAATAAGACTTTCTCCACGAACCATTATATTTCTTCAAAATGGCATGGGGCATTTGCGTTTTCTAAAACACTTGTCTCATCATAATCTTATATTGGGTATATCTGAACATGGAGCACTAAAAGTAAGTGACTCTGTTGTACAACATACAGGAAATGGAATAACAAAAATTTCATCGTATAAAGATTGTGAAATGGATGTAATGAACCAAATAATAAGAAATCACTCAGAAGTTTTTCCTTTTATACGTAAATCTGATTGGGAAAGAATGTTGAAAGAGAAATTAATTGTCAATGCTACCATTAATCCTCTAACAGCACTTTTTAGAGTCAAAAATGGAGAACTTATAACAAACCCTTATTTTCATAAACTTTTTTATGAACTTTTTGAAGAAGTGGCCGACCTACTTAAAATAGAGAATAAAGAGTTATCTTGGAAACAAGTGAAAACAATATGTGAAAATACCTCGGAAAATAAATCTTCTATGTATAAGGATATTTACAATGGTAGACAAACTGAAATTGATTCAATTCTCGGATATATGATAGATCTTTCTAATGGAAAAACCTGTCCTCGTATTTCATTCCTGTATCAAGCAATCAAAGGGATAGAGATAGGAAAGGAGGGCGTATGA